The region TTCCCGCTTTTCGTAAACCCTTGCCGGTACGAGCGATCGTCGATTCGACGACCACGTCCGCGTCTTCCTTATTGGAGTCGTCCGACCAATCCAGAGGAAGATCGAATGATTTTTGCTCGAGCTTGGCTCCGTCGGTTAATTCGTAATAACTTGCAGATATCTTAATGTTTTCCGGCAAGGCTTTCTTGGAGGGACGTAAATGAACCACTACGCTTTTTACGTCGTCGGCTCTCATATCTCCGACTTCCAGCACTAGATTCTTAACCCGGCCGGTTTCCTCCGGATCGGGCTCCGTGTAGGAAGAGATTTCCGATACCAGATCCAAATAATCCATCCCTTGCGGAAGTTCTACTTTCAATTCTATGGATTGTGCGTAAAGAGTTCCTATATCTCCGAACTCTTTGAAGAATATATCTCCGGTCTCTTCGGGAGTTTCCACATAATAAAAATTGCCTCCTCCCGATTCCGCGATTTCTTTCAAAAGAATCTCGTTGAAATCGTTTCCGAAACCGATGACGGTCGTGCTGATTCCTTTTTTATAAGCGTCCGCAGCGATTTGAATCAATTGAACAGGATCCTTGATCCCTAAAGTAGGATTTCCGTCCGTTAGAAGAATGACTCTTTTGTACCCGTCCACTACGGGATGCAATTCCAAGGTTCTAAGTACATGCAACCAACCTCCGCTCAGATTGGTGGATGTTCCTACTTGGATGGAATTCAATCGGTGGATTACGGAATTTTTTTCCGCCAGAGGAACCAACGGTTGTATAACCTGCACATCCTCCGCATAAGCTACCGCGGTTAAAAAATCTCGGCGCGTCAGCCAATTTACCATGGAAGCGGAGGCTTGCACTACCGCGTCCATCTTGTCCCCTTTCATGGACCAACTTCTATCCAAGGCCAATCCCAAGACTAGAGGTTGTCTTTGAGCGGCATTGGAAATAGTGGGAGAATTTAGACGAATAAGAAGGGTATTGGTTTTTGCTGAGGAACCGGCCGGTCTCTGGAGTTTGGCCGAAAGAATCATGCGCTAAAAAAAACCATTTGCATCCTTTCCTAGCAAGTAGAATTTAAAAGAAGATTCCGAAATCGAAACCGAAAATGAGCGGATTTTTAATAGAACCTTTACTTGCGGAATTTCTTGCCCGCTTTCAGGAAATTCGCAAGGAGAACGAGAATGAAATCCCCAGTTTCACGCGTATCTATAAAAACGGAGAATTGATTTGCGAAGCTATCAACTCGGTCGAGACTTCCGAGGATTCCTCTCTTCATAGCGAAGTGCTTGCCATCTCTAAAGCCAAGGAAATCGTAAAAGAACGCTATTTGACGGACTGCGTTCTTCTCACAACCTTAGAGCCTTGTCTTATGTGCGGAGGTTCTATTCTACTCTCTCGAATCCCTAAAGTAGCATACCTGGTTCCCGCAAAGCCGGGCGAGGGTATCTCTTCTCTTTCTTTGGAAACGATCTATAGTCGGAATTTCTTTCCGGAACTCATTCTATTCCGATCCGAAGAGACCAAACAAATCTTTAAAACTTTCTTCAAGGACAAGAGGAATTAAGCCAGCTTTTAGGCTTTTCCTCCTTTATCCGTCCAGGCTATTTGGTAAAATAAGAATTATGGCCGGCAATCACGAAGTCTTATCCCGCAAATACCGCCCGCAAAGATTCAAAGATGTCATTCATCAGAATCTTGCTATCGGTGCCCTACAAAACGCGGTTAAATCCGGTAAGATCGGTCATGCATATATATTCTTCGGGCCTAGAGGAGTGGGTAAAACCACAATCGCTAGAATTTTCGCCAAACGGTTAAATTGCCAAAATCCAAAGGACAATGAGCCTTGCAACGAATGCGATTCTTGCACGGAGATC is a window of Leptospira wolffii serovar Khorat str. Khorat-H2 DNA encoding:
- a CDS encoding nucleoside deaminase, whose amino-acid sequence is MSGFLIEPLLAEFLARFQEIRKENENEIPSFTRIYKNGELICEAINSVETSEDSSLHSEVLAISKAKEIVKERYLTDCVLLTTLEPCLMCGGSILLSRIPKVAYLVPAKPGEGISSLSLETIYSRNFFPELILFRSEETKQIFKTFFKDKRN
- a CDS encoding anti-sigma factor antagonist (This anti-anti-sigma factor, or anti-sigma factor antagonist, belongs to a family that includes characterized members SpoIIAA, RsbV, RsfA, and RsfB.); translation: MILSAKLQRPAGSSAKTNTLLIRLNSPTISNAAQRQPLVLGLALDRSWSMKGDKMDAVVQASASMVNWLTRRDFLTAVAYAEDVQVIQPLVPLAEKNSVIHRLNSIQVGTSTNLSGGWLHVLRTLELHPVVDGYKRVILLTDGNPTLGIKDPVQLIQIAADAYKKGISTTVIGFGNDFNEILLKEIAESGGGNFYYVETPEETGDIFFKEFGDIGTLYAQSIELKVELPQGMDYLDLVSEISSYTEPDPEETGRVKNLVLEVGDMRADDVKSVVVHLRPSKKALPENIKISASYYELTDGAKLEQKSFDLPLDWSDDSNKEDADVVVESTIARTGKGLRKAGTLLKEGYTDESVSLLNELIKEINEKEELAPEVLQTLGFRVSSLKNRILENSPTAAKHLVASASELQYGATESFPDDGVEYHDEIYTFHSTEDIDLYKCPEIKSAIQAKMREGYRYIIFNLGKSSYIDSSAIGMLIQIAGWLRKRGGELVVSNLKASVKKVFSITRLESHIRSSETEDDASSLLKTWIENKAL